DNA sequence from the Antennarius striatus isolate MH-2024 chromosome 3, ASM4005453v1, whole genome shotgun sequence genome:
CGTGTGTGTGGTTTCAGTAAGAGGAATGTTGTTTATAGTGGTAACATGCAACgtaatgaaaatgtcaaaacaccATCAGATCTTAAAGGATCAGCAGCTCTCTGCACTCATTACAATGCTGATACTATcaggtttaaaatgaaaaatgttgaacTACGATTAAATAAGATATTAGCAGAGTTGGTGATAGAAAGCATTTGATGGCCACATTCATGAGATCACTCCTTGAATGCTTGcagaagaaatatttaaaatagaaaaaagagtTCTGAGTATGTTGTGCTAATAAAGCTggtctttatttctgttttgtcttcagagaTGCTTCTTTTGGAACCTGCATGTACAATCTGAACATCCTTGATTGCCTCCGTGCTGTTCACAAGGTATGTCATTTTAAGATCTTTTCAGGGCTTCTTTGATGTGCCAATATCCTCATGAAATTCACTCCCTCTCTATTGTATCCCAGGCTTTGCAGTATGGCTGGCTCGACTTTTCCACCTTTGATGTTGAGGAATATGAACACTATGAGAGAGCAGAGAACGGAGACTTAAACTGGATAATTCCAGGAAAGTTTCTTGCATTCAGTGGGCCTCATCCAAAAAGCAAAATAGAGAACGGTCAGTCAAATATACCCTAAGCCCCTTATGTCTTACCTTATTAAAGACTTCTTAAGCTTATATACATGTTTCTTGTCTTTCCTTAGGATACCCTCTGCATGCTCCTGAGGCCTACATTCCGTACTTCAGAAATCATAACATAACAGCTATCATCAGACTTAACAAGAAGATGTATGATGCCAGGCGTTTTACAGAGTCTGGGTTCGAGCACCACGATCTATTTTTTGTGGATGGGAGTACACCAAATGACTCTATTGTGAGGAAGTTTCTGAACATCTGTGAGAATGCAGAAGGAGCCATTGCTGTCCACTGTAAAGGTCAGACTTTTTACCTAAATTCACAAAACAAGAGTTTATCTTGTTGCATTAGGGTTCTGATTGTGCGAAGTGCCAAACTCACTTGAAACTTCTTGAGCTGCTCAGTATTTCTTACTTGAGATATTCAGTGTCATACCCACTTGGTTTATTGTAGCTGGTCTGGGGAGGACTggcactctgattggctgctatATGATGAAACATTACCACCTCACTGCTGCAGAGGCTATTGCCTGGATACGCATCTGCCGACCAGGGTCCATCATTGGACCTCAACAGAACTTCATCGAAGAGTATGTGTGTTTACTGAAACAGGATTTACACCAATGTTACTGATTGtccttaatttttttctcaattattTCTTTGTCATAGGAACATATTAATGAATACATCAAATTTTACACAGGAAGCAGAACAGTTTGTGGGCTGAAGGAGATGTTTTCCGGGAGAAGACACTGAATGAACGAGAGAACGGCAAGATGGCTGTGACCAAGATTCTGACTGGAGTGGACGACATAACGATCAACGGGAGCAACAAGAATAGGCAAACAAAGAAGGAAGAAACGGATCTGGTGAGTTTTGTAATGATGCGCTGAGGTACAGAGTTTTCTGCTTGATTTTTGAACATAAGGGTAACAAATCCAGTCATgtcattttgtttattcattggttttgtttgtttcacagcacaatgatgaagaggagagaaatGGCCTCACACAAGGGGATAAACTCCGTGCCCTGAAGAGCAAGAGGCAGGCCAGATCATCTTCAGGTTCACTATCGTAAGTTCCCACACTGCCTCATAATGCACCATGTCCATACACTGTACTGCAGTTGTGTAACACTGGTCTTTGTTCGTCCCTCAAGTCAGTACATGTATGCGTTTTCCTTTTTGAATTCATGTGTAACTTatcatttaaagtatttatgaCCAGGTAGTGACTTTATTCTGTGACAATGAGCCTTTCCAAGTTGTTATTACTCACATTTCAAtcagtctttgttttctccaggttgtcttttttttaattttgcaatTTTCAAATCATGTCTGATTCGAGTCATCCTTAGATTTCAGCCAAGGTCAGTAAGTGATTAAGTGAAGTCATGGAAATAACAGTCCAATGCAGAAACAGAGTCACAAAGTTATATATAGCTGAACTGGAATTATTTTAGAGGCAGTTTCCCACAATATTTTTAGAGCTGGAGTTATATTTGTGGTTGATCCTGCTAGGAAGAACTCCCTACATTACAAGAATTcattgaaaatgacatttttgtcaGCGTCTGAGGGCAGGTGCTCTCGACAGCTCAGGTTCTGGTACTGACTGCATCCTCTAGCAAAACAATTACAACAAATGAGTATTTCCAAATTAGCCTCTGAACTCATATTTAGTGATGCCATTTCACTGCTGGAGTGGCAGCTAGGGAGTTCACTGGATACACAAGAGAGGCAGAGAATAGTCATTAAAGCAGAGTGAGCCCGTTGTTCATCACTGGTTTGTCAACAACACATTGTGAAACAACTAGAAATTGATAAAAAAAGCTACTGTTGTTGTGACACCATATGTGCACTTTGCACGATAGAGATGATTCACAAAACTATCCCTGATAAttataaacacacatttgttgcattttttgGAAGGAAATGGAGTTAGCTGAAGTGTCACATCACAACTGGATATGAGGATGCAGCCAAGGCATTGAAATTATGTCAGGTCTTGTCGTGAAATAGATGTTTTGTCActgaattttttaaacatttaaaagggAAAGACTTATCATTTACTGTCATTTACCAAGTTTGTGATttgcacagagaaaaaaagtgcCTGATAGTGGTGAAATTTGCCTGTGAATGACTGGTTGTTTCAGACACATTGTTCTGTCTTTAACGACGTATTCACTTTGGTTTCTGATATATTTATTGTGCGGAACGAGTATGAGCATGGTTCCCTCTCATCTTCCCCGTCATTGCTTAAATATTGTCTTCATAATTTATGTCCAATTAAATCAGGCTATTGGAGGTTGGGTGTCAGCCCGGCTGGGGAGGGTTGACTGACCCTTGCCATTGTACCCATATGGCTCCGGCTTTTGTTATCCCATGTCAGGAAGGTGGTATTGTTCTGCTGCGGCCTCATGGGTACGCTGTGGCCGATGTGTTGCTTACCACTCAAAAGATAGCAGAGAAAGAGTGGGGGAGGATGTGAGGTTTTGTATGATGAAGGTAAGTgcatgtcacttcctgtctagcATACATCCTCTTTCTGTAGAGCTGGTTGCTATACCAGTGAATGGTATGGCTAAATTGAATTTGATCTTTCTTTTTCCGTTTTTGGATGGCTATGGTCTGTAAAGCAAATATGCACTGATGGATGCAAAAAGATTTACATGCCTTTCATTACCTCTCTTGGACATACTGAGTGAAGCTGCTTGATTAAACCTGCTGAACTTTTCAATGGCACAAATTATTCAATTCATCCGCTTTCGCTCAAATCTCAATTAGTTGAATTAAATGTTTTCGCGCTTGGCTTGCGCCAGTAACTTGGCAATGCCAGTAAGGGGAAGTCAATCTTTGTTCTGATCAAGAGTAACTACTTCTTATTGTTTGGTTAAGCACATATCTTGCCTGTTCAACCACTGTGGTGTATATGGAAAATGTGCTTTggtgttagatagatagatagatagatagatagatagatagatagatagatagatagatagatagatagatagatagatactttattaatcccggaggaaattgcattttttttttgttttttgttttttgttgaagtgATCTGTAATCACGGTGCTCAGGGTTTAATTGGCCGATGTTGGAAAGGTAAAATCCTCCTGATCTTCACTCGTACAAAGGATATGAAACAACATTTGTGGGTTTCAGCGGAAGCAGTgggatgaaaatgttttcttaatgGGAGTTGAAGCAGATAGGAGATTTGCTTCCATTTCAGGCCTTATCTGTGTATGCACTGCTATACAAACATCTAGCTTTCAGCTGAAATTCACCATCTGGGCCCACTTTGTTTTTCCTAGTAAGACTGAAATGCATGTGGAATTCCAGCAACGATCAAATAAATGCTTATGTGtacagattttaaataaaacctgtctgtcttttctgtCTATATCATGCATGGCAATAGGCATGAAGCTCTTGAAAATGCATGCTTGGAcatatctgtgtttgtgtctaacATGTAATAAGTGTTGGGCCTGTtgtttttccattgtttttgGGACTGGATCAGGGTGCAAATACCATTTGAGCTCTGTTTACTACATGTCTCACTCTCAAcctgtttttaatattaattgaTGTGGTGCaacaaattttaattaatacCTCTAACATTAGTATGACTCAACAAGTTTTAGATATGTTTCAGTGAACATGGCTCAGGTGACGGACAAGCAGACAGGATTTTGATgtaaaaaattagaataaaaatagaatcaaCCTATTTTTACTATCGACTTTAAAATTTCAATATCTTCGTCAAAATTCCCACATCTGTTAGGATCAAAGCATGTAGCAAACTGCTAACATGTCAGTCGGCTAAGAAAAAAACTTACCGACTGGCACTTTTTGTTGCAAGGCTCTTTGAAAGGTATTTCATCTCATCCAGTCCCAGTGGAAAACCAGAACATCAGAGGCGTTGTGTCCTGGCTGGACGTCTCTTGTCTTTCCTccctttttcctcctttttttccatttgcttttgttgttgGATTTGTCCTCCTTTCAGATGGCTGGTAGCCATGCTGCTCTCCTCCCTGTGTAGCCTTGCCCTGTGGTGGATTGTGTATGGCTTCCCTTCTTCCATCCTGCATTTCTGTATAGACGGGTTAGGATTTCAATGACTCTGCCGCCTGTcagcccccccaaaaaacctgTCCTGCCCCCCTTCAGGAGGTCTAACTCAGAATGCTGTAAGTGAGACCCCAGTCTCTTTTTAATTCCCAAACCAAATCAGAAGTTTGTATGAAAAACATCCAGTTTTACTTAATTTGTTCTGGAAGAACAGTCTGCATAAAGTTGATTAGCAGAGACTATTTTAAACACGAGACGCTTTTaccttgtctttgtctttctccaCATACTGTAATGATCCTGTCATCTTTACATACTCTGCTTTACTGGTTGGCTGCAGTGCCAACtgtcaaaatgacatttaacaGTTTACGGGAAGGCAAATTAATTTGCATAATGCCAACTTGTGGCTTTCTGGTATTTGGCTTCAGTATTTGCACATGGCAGCTGCAGCTACaatgataaaatgtgttttaaaaatcttgCCCCTGCCCCATCAGATTCCTCCCAAAATGTTAAATCTACAAAATTTACTCACATTCTGTTCTgtggtgttttgtgttttcacagacaAGAGGAGAATAAGATTCACACCAGGGCGTCATCACAGTCCCTAAGGTAAAGTTAGCAGCCCATCCACAACATACATACATGAGCTCATCAGATATGGATCAAGCTAATTCATAACTATTTGGTCTCATGAGCAGCGCGGTCATCCTGCAAGCCAGTGATCAGGATTGTAAGACCGGTGTCCACCCATTTCCTCTATCTGAACAGTCAGACAGCAGAAAACGGACCAGAACCTCAATGCCTGCCAAAGTAGGAGAAAGGTCAGTGTGAGTTTTAAACTCAGCACCCAAGATCACTCAGGTGTACTATCCATGAGAGGAGCTTAAGATATATTGGGAATAATTATTGTTACCATGATAGATATCAGATACATTTTTAGATGTGCTTTATCTAAATGTGCTTCATATAATGCATGCTATTCGTTTGAAGATCTCACAGAAACGAGTCAGAATAGCATTTTGACAAGATGTTCATTCAAGGTCTTGGATTCGCTTGATCCTCGAGATTTCAGCTGTATCTCAAAATGAAGATGACCTTATTTtgttaaagaaacaaaactgaCATAATTTATGAAGTTGTCTATTTGAGCATATCTTCCCTTTTTTAAATATCGGACACAATCCCTTTATTTTAAGATCCATATTGTTCTGTTAAGATGAAATATTTAGTACATTTAActctatttttatgttttataaaagtCGAAccatgaaaaagaaacaagagaCTCTAGCCACTAATGAATCCTCATGGAGTAATTAACAGCATCCCTTCTCTCTACCAGCTCCCTGTGCCACACCAGATTGGTCAGGTCTCTAGGCAACATGCATGTAATGACTGCCGACAGAGACCTAATGTGTTGTGAGCCATGTGGCAGCCATAGAGACAGAGCCAGTGCCTCAGCCAACACAGGCCCTCTGATCAACTTAAACATGGCTCAGGTCCACCTGCAGGCAAGCTCCCTTAGACCTACTTTGAGCTGCATTTGATCATAAACAGAATATATTTTTCCTACTGATCAGTTTTCTATGAACGAACATTCTCTCGGCTGTCCAAACTGGAAAAATCATATTttgatgggggtttttttctcagttttgaCAGCCATAGAATGAGCAGATGTCTGTTTAAGATCACTCTATTAGTGTCTGGGTAAATCCAGTCAAAAACCAGAGGCTCAGCACTCTCCTGCTTTCTCCTTCTGAAGTTCAAGACAGTGGTTATGTCATAAACACTGACTCGAGCAATGTTTATAGGCTGGGATGCATCGGTTATGATTAAACATCTCAACGTCTACTTCAACGTCTAAGTCAAATGGCATTTTATAGtggttcttttttcattcaatCTAGATCTCATTTTGACTCTTTCTGATCTGTTTAGATGTGTCTCATGTCTGAAAGGAAGCGTACATATTTCATGATTTCAGACCTGAAATCGTGAAATGAAAGGCTCAAATGATTTGATTTGGATTACTTTTCTTGTCAATTTTTGTAAGAAGATCAATATCTGTTGTATATCACAGAAACTCTAAATAGAAAGGGGGGCCTTGAGTGCCAAAAGTGAAGTTTCAACTAGATGTATTATATTCAAGACAAGCTTAATATCAATTAAGAATCATATAAAATCCTGAAAAGAGTCCTTCATGCTGCTAACAAGTGGGTGTCGGGTTACACTCAAGCAGGTCTGTCGATTTAGTCAATAAGAGGATATGGTGGGGGCCTTGTCTTCTCAAAAAATGCTGGAcagatgaaacacacaaaattttTAGTGGCCTTAGAGATTTTCTTCCCAtaactgattttttaaatttccttattttacatttttggggGATTTAGGAATGTATGTAATTTAGGGCTGGGGCACCTCCAGTCATGAAGCATCTGTGTCCTTAGACACAAATTTTTGTATTTGCAGATTTCTACTATTGTTTTAAGGTTTATATCTAAATCATCCTCTGCATTTACCCAAATTATAGTAACCATGATGTTGCAACCCAGCCAGTTCTTCTCGACTCCTCTGCCAAACTATTATTTGCAGCCTGACATTGCACAGAACTAACATTCAGCAAATCCAACCCTGATTATAAACCACTGTCATATTTCCAAATGAAACTCTACCTCCCTTTGTCTCCCTGATCCTCTAACTTTCCTTGCATGTGAGCGCTCAGAAAAGGGGCTTCgagttgttttctgcttctctcGATTCTTCCGCCTGTCCGCACTCTGAATTCCAAGGCTGCGTCTGCCTTTTGTTAATCTAATGCTCATACTGTTTTCTTCTCTTATATTTGTTAGATGCAAGAGACGCAATGTCTGCAGAGGACATAAAGCTTGCAGCTCTGTGCAGGCGATTCACTTTCCCAGGTTAAGGTACTTGTCACTATCACTTTCACTATCACTTTTCCTATCACTTTCCAATTTTGTTGAAATTGCTAGGAATCATTTATAGTAGTGCACAGTAATTGTAGTGAATTGATAGCTTGACGAAATCTAGACTGACTTCAGGGAATCTTATGGGTCGGAATCTAAGATCCCATACTCTGAATTCTagctaaaaatgttttgatgcatcATAAAATAATATTGATGAAATTATTACCTTTTACAATTTTACAGCAACCACCCCATTA
Encoded proteins:
- the cdc14b gene encoding dual specificity protein phosphatase CDC14B isoform X3, with product MKRKIERKRGESRKKRCAAPNSSEAALNSDIYIEITDQLYFAILKQKIKSTAERHCFCIDEELAYENFYADFGPLNLAMVYRFCCKLTKKLKSITLSRKKIIFYTCGDQKKQVNAAYLIGSYAVMYLNMIPEEAYSLLLSRNSTYIPFRDASFGTCMYNLNILDCLRAVHKALQYGWLDFSTFDVEEYEHYERAENGDLNWIIPGKFLAFSGPHPKSKIENGYPLHAPEAYIPYFRNHNITAIIRLNKKMYDARRFTESGFEHHDLFFVDGSTPNDSIVRKFLNICENAEGAIAVHCKAGLGRTGTLIGCYMMKHYHLTAAEAIAWIRICRPGSIIGPQQNFIEEKQNSLWAEGDVFREKTLNERENGKMAVTKILTGVDDITINGSNKNRQTKKEETDLHNDEEERNGLTQGDKLRALKSKRQARSSSGSLSQEENKIHTRASSQSLSAVILQASDQDCKTGVHPFPLSEQSDSRKRTRTSMPAKVGERCKRRNVCRGHKACSSVQAIHFPRLSHSIPKARTPLLR
- the cdc14b gene encoding dual specificity protein phosphatase CDC14B isoform X2; the protein is MTADDTSSRSFEFIKDQLYFAILKQKIKSTAERHCFCIDEELAYENFYADFGPLNLAMVYRFCCKLTKKLKSITLSRKKIIFYTCGDQKKQVNAAYLIGSYAVMYLNMIPEEAYSLLLSRNSTYIPFRDASFGTCMYNLNILDCLRAVHKALQYGWLDFSTFDVEEYEHYERAENGDLNWIIPGKFLAFSGPHPKSKIENGYPLHAPEAYIPYFRNHNITAIIRLNKKMYDARRFTESGFEHHDLFFVDGSTPNDSIVRKFLNICENAEGAIAVHCKAGLGRTGTLIGCYMMKHYHLTAAEAIAWIRICRPGSIIGPQQNFIEEKQNSLWAEGDVFREKTLNERENGKMAVTKILTGVDDITINGSNKNRQTKKEETDLHNDEEERNGLTQGDKLRALKSKRQARSSSGSLSQEENKIHTRASSQSLSAVILQASDQDCKTGVHPFPLSEQSDSRKRTRTSMPAKVGESSLCHTRLVRSLGNMHVMTADRDLMCCEPCGSHRDRASASANTGPLINLNMAQVHLQMQETQCLQRT
- the cdc14b gene encoding dual specificity protein phosphatase CDC14B isoform X1 produces the protein MKRKIERKRGESRKKRCAAPNSSEAALNSDIYIEITDQLYFAILKQKIKSTAERHCFCIDEELAYENFYADFGPLNLAMVYRFCCKLTKKLKSITLSRKKIIFYTCGDQKKQVNAAYLIGSYAVMYLNMIPEEAYSLLLSRNSTYIPFRDASFGTCMYNLNILDCLRAVHKALQYGWLDFSTFDVEEYEHYERAENGDLNWIIPGKFLAFSGPHPKSKIENGYPLHAPEAYIPYFRNHNITAIIRLNKKMYDARRFTESGFEHHDLFFVDGSTPNDSIVRKFLNICENAEGAIAVHCKAGLGRTGTLIGCYMMKHYHLTAAEAIAWIRICRPGSIIGPQQNFIEEKQNSLWAEGDVFREKTLNERENGKMAVTKILTGVDDITINGSNKNRQTKKEETDLHNDEEERNGLTQGDKLRALKSKRQARSSSGSLSQEENKIHTRASSQSLSAVILQASDQDCKTGVHPFPLSEQSDSRKRTRTSMPAKVGESSLCHTRLVRSLGNMHVMTADRDLMCCEPCGSHRDRASASANTGPLINLNMAQVHLQMQETQCLQRT